TCGGCATGGGAAGGCTCGGCCAGGCGTTGGCCGATTACCCGCACTTCAGCGGCTTCAACTTCGAACTCGTCTGCGGTTTCGACCGCGACCCCGGCAAGGTGGGGCGCCCCATCGGTGAGTTGCCCGTGTACGGCATGGAGGAGCTCGCTCGGCGCACGGCGGAGCTCGCCCTCGACATCGCCTTCCTCACGGTCCCGGTCCCGAGCGCCCAGGCCGCCACCGACCTCATCGTGGCGGCCGGCGTGCGCGGCATCCTCAACTTCGCGCCCACGGTCATCAGCGTCCCCGAGCGCGTGAGGGTGGAGGCCGTCGACTTCCTCGCCGGGCTCAAGCGCCTGGCCTTCTACCTGCAGCCGCACGAGGAGCTGGCGCCGGTCGGCTAGTGCGTGGCCGCACAAGCGGCCGCTTATACTTGAGCGGTGTTCGAACTCGTCGCAGCCGAACTCAACCTGTTCGAGGAGCGTCTCGCCGCTGAGCTGCGGTCGTCCGTCGCGTTCATCGAGGCGATAGGTGCGGACCTCGTCGCGGCTGGCGGCAAGCGCCTGCGCCCGGGCGTCGCCTTCCTGACCGCCAGGCTGCTGCGCGCCGAGCCGGAGGCCGCCATGCGGGTGGCGCTCGCCGTGGAGCTGTTCCACTCGGCCTCGCTGCTCCACGACGACCTCATCGACGACGCCGACACGCGCAGGGGGAGTGAGGCCGCCTTCAGGCGCTACGGCAACGTCGCCAGCGTGATGTCGGGCGACTTCATGCTGGCTCGCGTCCTGCGGCTCCTGGCGCAGAGCGG
This is a stretch of genomic DNA from Trueperaceae bacterium. It encodes these proteins:
- a CDS encoding redox-sensing transcriptional repressor Rex, coding for MHKDLPSVTVSRLVGYLRALADMEAEGVVYATSERLGGAAQVSAHQVRKDLLLAKVTSGTRGRGYTVAILRRELSATLGLTRSWRVAIVGMGRLGQALADYPHFSGFNFELVCGFDRDPGKVGRPIGELPVYGMEELARRTAELALDIAFLTVPVPSAQAATDLIVAAGVRGILNFAPTVISVPERVRVEAVDFLAGLKRLAFYLQPHEELAPVG